A region from the Kineothrix sp. IPX-CK genome encodes:
- a CDS encoding GNAT family N-acetyltransferase, with protein sequence MKIMEGSSCIEEIKSLIIEYTNSLNRDLKFQHLDEELSDLEEKYTGENGRLFAAVTDEDEVIGCIAFHRHNAVRCEMKRLYVKPEYRKEQTGQKLIETLIDQARKDGYREIVLDTIKPF encoded by the coding sequence ATGAAAATAATGGAAGGAAGTAGCTGCATAGAAGAAATCAAGTCTCTTATTATAGAATACACAAACTCCCTGAACCGTGACTTGAAGTTCCAGCATTTGGACGAAGAGTTATCAGATCTGGAAGAAAAGTATACAGGGGAAAATGGGCGGCTTTTTGCAGCTGTTACTGACGAAGATGAAGTGATAGGCTGTATTGCTTTTCATAGGCATAACGCTGTGCGCTGTGAAATGAAGAGACTGTATGTGAAGCCGGAATACAGGAAAGAGCAAACTGGTCAGAAACTGATTGAAACCCTCATAGATCAGGCACGAAAAGACGGCTATCGGGAAATTGTCCTAGACACCATAAAACCTTTCTAA
- the putP gene encoding sodium/proline symporter PutP gives MTTNEIQVLISMVLYMLCIISIGLFFMKKANKNSENYFLGGRSLGPWVAAMSAEASDMSGWLLMGLPGVAYFSGVADAAWTAIGLAAGTYINWLIVAKRLRRYSAVANDAITIPDFFSFRYHEEKKIIMMIASLFILIFFTVYAASCFVTCGKLFSKLFGASYHSMMILGALFVIIYTFLGGFLAESASDFIQAVVMICALSTVLILGTVNAGGVAAVISNAQNIEGFFSFFTTASPSLNPDGVQQVSDGIALFGPPAAYGFLTIISTMSWGLGYFGMPQVLLRFMAIRKVEELKKSRRIATTWVLISLFCAVSIGVIGRVLYPTEEALLTSSGAESVFVVLSQSMLPPLLAGIVMAGILAATISSSDSYLLIAASAFSKNIYQSIIKKDATDKQVMKISRIILIVISVIGIIIALDEASIIFKVVSFAWAGFGATFGPLLLFSLFWKRTTREGAVAGMLSGGIMVFFWNLVVKPFGKSLGGPFGEVLGIYELLPAFLISCLFIIVFSLMSKQPSDEIIKEFELAKAQSRG, from the coding sequence ATGACAACAAATGAAATTCAAGTTTTAATCTCCATGGTACTTTATATGCTATGTATTATCAGTATCGGTCTTTTTTTTATGAAAAAAGCCAACAAGAACAGTGAAAATTATTTTCTTGGAGGCCGTTCTCTCGGTCCATGGGTCGCTGCAATGAGCGCAGAGGCTTCCGATATGAGCGGCTGGCTTCTTATGGGACTCCCCGGCGTCGCATATTTCAGCGGTGTAGCCGACGCTGCATGGACTGCAATCGGACTGGCTGCCGGAACCTATATCAACTGGCTCATCGTTGCCAAAAGGCTGAGACGCTACTCCGCCGTGGCCAACGATGCAATAACCATTCCTGATTTTTTCAGTTTTCGCTATCATGAGGAAAAGAAGATCATCATGATGATCGCCTCGCTTTTTATCCTCATTTTCTTTACCGTTTATGCCGCAAGCTGCTTTGTGACCTGCGGTAAATTATTCTCCAAGCTCTTCGGCGCTTCTTACCACTCCATGATGATTCTTGGGGCGTTATTCGTTATCATATATACATTTCTCGGCGGATTCCTTGCAGAAAGCGCTTCCGACTTCATTCAGGCTGTAGTAATGATATGTGCTCTGAGTACGGTACTTATTCTTGGTACGGTGAATGCGGGAGGCGTGGCTGCGGTCATTTCCAATGCGCAAAACATCGAAGGGTTTTTCAGTTTCTTCACGACGGCTTCACCTTCGTTAAATCCGGACGGAGTCCAGCAGGTTTCGGATGGAATAGCTTTATTCGGCCCTCCTGCCGCTTACGGCTTTTTGACTATAATATCCACGATGTCGTGGGGGCTCGGTTACTTCGGCATGCCTCAGGTACTTCTCCGCTTCATGGCTATCCGCAAAGTGGAGGAGCTTAAGAAATCCAGGCGAATTGCTACTACATGGGTATTGATATCTCTTTTCTGCGCTGTTTCTATCGGTGTTATAGGAAGGGTACTCTATCCTACGGAAGAAGCGCTGTTAACCAGCAGCGGCGCGGAAAGTGTATTTGTCGTATTGTCGCAGAGTATGCTTCCGCCTCTCCTGGCAGGTATCGTTATGGCGGGGATTCTTGCCGCTACTATCAGCTCTTCGGATTCCTATTTGTTAATTGCCGCTTCGGCTTTTTCTAAGAATATTTATCAGAGTATTATCAAAAAGGATGCTACAGACAAACAAGTAATGAAAATATCCCGCATTATTTTGATTGTGATATCTGTTATAGGTATTATAATTGCATTGGATGAGGCAAGCATTATATTCAAGGTGGTTTCTTTTGCCTGGGCAGGCTTTGGCGCGACCTTTGGACCGTTGCTTTTATTCAGTCTTTTCTGGAAACGCACGACAAGAGAAGGCGCTGTAGCTGGTATGCTGTCAGGCGGAATTATGGTATTTTTCTGGAATCTGGTGGTTAAGCCGTTTGGGAAGTCGCTTGGAGGACCGTTTGGAGAGGTATTAGGAATTTATGAACTGTTGCCGGCATTTTTGATTTCCTGCTTGTTTATCATAGTATTTTCACTTATGAGTAAACAGCCTTCGGACGAAATCATAAAAGAATTTGAATTGGCAAAAGCGCAAAGCCGGGGGTAA
- a CDS encoding transposase, which produces MKREILSFSNKISRKLSKPDKKFTSDMTYGMLASGSCLLTDIADQLHEDSKKVNSVERLTRHLNKGTSKQALLSYLQTVRKWVPDDPVIHIDDSDVIKPDGYKFEALGMVRDGSKSTKTKNVYEKGYHVTEACVMTKDNHPVSIYSKIHSSKEKTFTSVNSVTFDAMERGKAMFGKATFVMDRGYDDNKMFLKLDELKQDYVIRLTAKRKLLFHNKWVAATELRNRRKGKITTPVFYKGKKREAYLSHVKVQITASRKDIFLVLVYGITEYPMMLATNKELKSRDDVIRIARLYFSRWRIEEYFRCKKQVFQFENFRVRKLKAINALNFYITMCMAFLALVSMKAETNALKVSIIQTAAPIKEKVQFCYYRLAKGISGILSYAKEGVRLWFRTKRPAYRQLCFKLIA; this is translated from the coding sequence TTGAAACGTGAAATTTTATCTTTTTCAAACAAAATATCCCGTAAGCTTTCCAAACCGGACAAAAAGTTTACTTCGGACATGACCTATGGCATGTTAGCTTCTGGTAGTTGTCTTCTGACTGATATTGCAGATCAACTTCACGAAGACTCTAAAAAGGTCAACAGTGTTGAGCGCCTTACCAGACATTTAAATAAAGGGACTTCCAAACAAGCCTTACTTTCTTATCTTCAAACTGTTCGTAAATGGGTGCCCGATGATCCGGTAATCCATATCGATGACAGTGACGTCATCAAGCCTGACGGATATAAGTTTGAGGCTCTTGGTATGGTAAGGGATGGTTCCAAAAGTACTAAAACAAAAAATGTCTACGAGAAAGGCTACCATGTAACAGAGGCCTGTGTCATGACAAAAGACAATCATCCTGTCAGCATTTACTCCAAAATCCATTCTTCAAAAGAAAAGACCTTCACCTCTGTCAATAGCGTTACCTTCGATGCCATGGAGCGTGGAAAAGCAATGTTTGGAAAAGCTACTTTTGTTATGGACCGGGGCTATGATGATAATAAGATGTTCCTTAAGCTTGATGAATTAAAACAGGACTATGTGATTCGGCTTACTGCTAAAAGAAAGCTCCTTTTCCATAACAAATGGGTAGCTGCCACAGAACTTCGAAATCGTCGGAAAGGTAAAATCACGACACCTGTATTCTATAAAGGTAAAAAACGGGAGGCTTATCTATCCCATGTGAAGGTTCAGATCACCGCATCCAGAAAAGACATTTTTCTGGTTCTTGTCTATGGCATCACAGAGTATCCGATGATGCTCGCAACGAACAAAGAATTAAAATCCAGAGATGATGTAATCCGGATTGCAAGACTTTATTTCTCCCGCTGGCGCATCGAGGAATATTTCCGCTGCAAGAAACAGGTCTTCCAGTTCGAAAACTTCCGAGTTCGGAAACTGAAAGCAATCAATGCTCTAAATTTTTACATTACCATGTGTATGGCATTTCTTGCGCTGGTTTCAATGAAAGCAGAAACAAATGCCCTAAAAGTTTCAATCATACAGACAGCAGCTCCTATAAAGGAAAAAGTTCAATTCTGCTATTACCGATTAGCGAAAGGTATCTCTGGTATACTGTCGTATGCAAAAGAAGGTGTCAGGCTTTGGTTCAGAACAAAACGTCCTGCATACCGTCAACTTTGCTTTAAGCTGATCGCATAA
- a CDS encoding CotH kinase family protein codes for MIAVFSAALILVLILFVREDLNSERQTPEKEAFDELEEVNAGDIVLSAESGFYSEDVVLTVNMKRPGHILYTLNGSEPEEDSDDTYLYEEAIELTAGEEETVNVLKYKAVYEDGTQSETYTNTYFLGKNIDMRYDTLVMSLTAEEEDLYGYENGIFVEGKLRADWLSEHPEEALTYDTPANYNVRGRESERDVHIEIFEQDGSRIISQNGGIRISGNFTRQSEQKSFKLYARSEYDEENKFRFAFFEDLISEVDGSVIGKYKTLKIRNTGNDRSEGFIRDELGMTLAKEAGFPDTQSVRPLSVYINGVYQGLYWLHSTYDQEYFEEKYGEYEGEMVVIGDGETNMQDASDALEVECSKEYTVIYNKYSTEDLTKDAVFEELNDYIDTENYLQYFAVEVYLANRDWPYNNLKAYRYVSEDEAYEQDSVFDGRYRYLLFDVDTTMGLGSVRDTLDESQSFDTLVMLWERNYAPLFTALMEREDCRKYFASYICDLMNGAFSQENVNEVLEELNALRENEMQEYIEESVINSDLPEISQTYLDMQMDCIRAWAEVTPDNLLEGIRQLWQLGDSYSLYTSCLSGEGMKVNSLEVSEPEFTGTYLTGCDTVLTAIVPEGRVFSYWEVNGETYMEEELHIDEGMLLDGSVYVTLYTEAAGDGLIISEIKSNGKEDYIVLTNVSEEEIDTRGYFIMDKESVSHMNYLEETVLTPGESLLIGCKNYAGEDSFMNVNFNLKKGEEVILGCSGGGVQEKIKIPSLGMTDGVYRKNLTSGKWQEERG; via the coding sequence TTGATAGCCGTATTCTCTGCAGCTTTGATTCTGGTCCTGATTCTTTTTGTGCGAGAGGATTTAAACAGCGAAAGACAGACACCGGAAAAAGAAGCCTTCGATGAATTAGAAGAAGTAAATGCCGGGGATATTGTATTGTCTGCAGAAAGCGGATTTTATAGCGAAGATGTTGTGCTTACGGTGAATATGAAGAGACCGGGGCATATTTTGTATACACTGAACGGTTCGGAGCCGGAAGAAGATAGTGACGATACCTATTTATATGAGGAAGCGATTGAGTTAACCGCCGGAGAGGAAGAAACGGTTAACGTTTTGAAATATAAAGCTGTTTATGAGGACGGAACACAGTCTGAAACATATACGAATACTTATTTCTTGGGTAAAAATATAGATATGCGCTACGATACGCTGGTAATGAGCCTCACCGCAGAAGAGGAAGATCTGTACGGCTATGAGAACGGGATCTTCGTGGAAGGGAAGCTTCGTGCGGACTGGCTTAGCGAGCATCCGGAGGAGGCTCTTACTTATGATACTCCGGCAAATTACAATGTGCGCGGAAGGGAAAGCGAGCGGGACGTCCATATAGAAATTTTCGAACAGGACGGCAGTCGTATTATTTCCCAAAACGGAGGAATTCGCATATCGGGTAACTTCACAAGGCAATCGGAGCAGAAATCCTTCAAGCTGTATGCCAGGAGCGAGTACGACGAAGAGAACAAGTTCCGCTTTGCTTTTTTTGAAGACTTAATTTCAGAGGTGGACGGAAGCGTAATAGGAAAGTATAAGACCTTGAAAATAAGAAATACTGGCAATGACCGCTCGGAGGGCTTTATACGGGACGAGCTTGGAATGACACTTGCGAAGGAAGCAGGATTTCCCGATACGCAGAGTGTCCGTCCCCTCAGTGTATATATCAATGGAGTCTATCAGGGGCTTTACTGGTTGCATTCTACCTATGACCAAGAATATTTCGAGGAGAAATACGGTGAATACGAAGGGGAAATGGTGGTCATCGGCGACGGTGAGACAAATATGCAGGACGCTTCAGATGCTCTGGAGGTAGAGTGCTCGAAGGAATATACGGTAATCTATAATAAGTACAGTACTGAGGATTTGACGAAGGATGCCGTATTTGAAGAATTGAATGATTATATCGATACGGAGAACTATTTGCAATATTTTGCCGTAGAGGTGTATCTGGCGAACAGAGACTGGCCGTATAACAATTTAAAGGCTTACCGCTATGTTTCGGAGGACGAAGCATATGAGCAGGATTCGGTATTTGACGGAAGATACCGTTATCTTCTGTTCGATGTGGACACTACCATGGGACTCGGCTCGGTAAGAGACACGTTGGATGAGTCTCAGAGCTTTGATACTCTGGTGATGTTGTGGGAAAGGAATTATGCACCTTTATTCACTGCATTGATGGAACGCGAAGATTGCCGGAAATATTTTGCTTCGTATATTTGTGATTTGATGAACGGCGCTTTTTCGCAGGAGAATGTAAACGAAGTACTGGAAGAGCTTAATGCCCTGCGGGAGAACGAGATGCAGGAATATATAGAAGAAAGTGTTATAAACTCCGATTTGCCCGAAATCAGCCAAACCTATTTGGATATGCAGATGGATTGTATAAGAGCTTGGGCCGAGGTGACTCCTGATAATTTATTAGAGGGGATAAGACAGCTTTGGCAGTTAGGCGATTCCTATTCTCTGTATACGTCATGTCTTTCGGGTGAAGGGATGAAAGTCAACTCTCTGGAAGTAAGCGAGCCGGAATTCACGGGAACATATCTTACCGGATGCGATACTGTGCTTACCGCCATAGTACCGGAGGGAAGAGTTTTCTCTTACTGGGAAGTAAACGGCGAAACCTATATGGAGGAGGAGCTGCACATCGATGAGGGGATGCTTCTTGACGGTTCGGTGTATGTGACCTTATATACGGAGGCTGCGGGTGACGGGCTGATAATCAGTGAAATCAAGTCGAATGGGAAGGAAGATTATATCGTTCTGACCAATGTTTCGGAGGAGGAAATTGACACGAGGGGATACTTTATTATGGATAAGGAAAGTGTCTCCCATATGAATTATCTGGAGGAAACAGTATTGACTCCGGGAGAAAGCCTTTTGATAGGATGTAAGAATTATGCCGGAGAGGATTCCTTTATGAATGTGAATTTCAACCTGAAAAAGGGAGAAGAAGTAATTCTGGGGTGTTCCGGAGGCGGTGTCCAAGAGAAGATAAAGATTCCAAGTTTGGGTATGACAGACGGTGTATACCGCAAAAACCTGACCTCGGGAAAATGGCAGGAGGAAAGGGGATAG
- a CDS encoding polyphosphate polymerase domain-containing protein produces MALYYRNELKYVVSEAQMVCLKSRIRPFMELDKHAGGDGMYSIRSVYLDDYRNTNYYENEEGTSPREKFRIRIYNGDSKRIRLELKRKERGKIHKDSCILTKEQCEAVIHAKLLSCKKEDPPVLQKFCLQQKSRLLEPKVIVEYEREPYVCKNGNVRITFDRNIRSSNRKESFFDDRVYSRPIMPVGQHLLEVKYDEYLPDHIYRSLQLENLRRTTFSKYYLCRKYNIGGMISNGF; encoded by the coding sequence ATGGCTCTTTACTATAGAAATGAACTTAAGTATGTAGTGTCTGAGGCGCAGATGGTATGCCTTAAAAGCCGGATACGCCCTTTTATGGAATTGGATAAGCATGCAGGCGGAGATGGGATGTATAGTATCCGAAGCGTTTATCTGGATGATTATAGAAATACAAACTATTATGAAAATGAGGAGGGGACCAGTCCACGGGAGAAGTTTAGAATTCGTATTTATAACGGAGACAGCAAGAGGATCCGTCTGGAACTTAAGCGTAAAGAACGTGGGAAGATACATAAGGATTCCTGCATATTAACGAAGGAACAGTGCGAAGCTGTCATACACGCCAAGCTGCTGTCCTGCAAAAAGGAAGATCCGCCAGTCCTTCAGAAATTCTGCCTTCAGCAAAAAAGCCGGTTGTTGGAACCGAAGGTCATCGTGGAATACGAAAGAGAGCCCTACGTATGTAAAAACGGGAATGTTAGAATTACTTTTGACAGGAATATCCGTTCCTCCAATAGAAAAGAAAGCTTTTTCGACGACAGGGTTTATTCCAGACCAATTATGCCGGTAGGACAACATTTGCTGGAGGTAAAATATGACGAGTATTTGCCGGATCATATTTATAGAAGCCTTCAGTTGGAGAATCTGCGCCGGACAACATTTTCAAAATATTATTTATGCAGAAAATACAATATAGGAGGAATGATAAGCAATGGGTTTTAA
- a CDS encoding DUF4956 domain-containing protein: MGFNDVLKKSFLQITADSMSRGDVLLSIGVACLIAVYIFTIYRVMTRNSFYNKNFNISLVALAVITTAIILSIQSSVVISLGMVGALSIVRFRTAIKEPMDLVFLFWSISVGIICGAGLFEIAIVTSLVLTAIIIFLDKMPVAKTSMMLVVDSDNIEAEEDIMEVVRKYSPHVRVKSRNMNAECLNMVVEVRIKEEAQCIREVNALEYTNNVSLISQDGEATF; encoded by the coding sequence ATGGGTTTTAATGATGTATTAAAAAAATCTTTTTTACAGATTACGGCAGACAGCATGAGCAGAGGAGACGTTTTGCTGTCGATAGGGGTGGCCTGCCTGATTGCGGTGTATATTTTTACCATATATAGGGTGATGACAAGGAATTCCTTTTATAACAAGAACTTCAATATATCGCTGGTAGCCCTGGCGGTCATCACAACGGCGATTATTCTCTCCATACAATCCAGTGTGGTAATATCCCTCGGAATGGTAGGAGCACTGTCCATTGTCCGGTTTCGTACGGCAATTAAGGAGCCTATGGATCTGGTCTTTCTGTTTTGGTCGATCAGCGTGGGAATTATTTGCGGTGCCGGCTTGTTTGAAATTGCTATTGTCACTTCGTTGGTATTGACGGCTATCATCATCTTTTTGGATAAAATGCCCGTGGCGAAGACATCCATGATGCTGGTAGTGGATTCCGATAATATAGAGGCAGAAGAGGATATTATGGAAGTAGTCAGGAAATACAGCCCTCATGTGCGCGTAAAATCGAGGAACATGAACGCAGAGTGCCTGAACATGGTGGTCGAGGTGCGAATAAAAGAAGAAGCGCAGTGTATTAGAGAAGTAAATGCACTTGAGTACACTAACAATGTTTCGCTCATATCGCAGGACGGGGAGGCAACTTTTTAA
- a CDS encoding DEAD/DEAH box helicase gives MSSTENQISYKESAIDERIIRAVEEMGFENMTPIQAQAIPVMLEGRDIIGQAQTGTGKTAAFGIPVIQSIDVNNKALQAIVLCPTRELAIQAAEEMRRFAKYMHGVKVLPVYGGQDISRQIRALSGGTQIVVGTPGRVMDHMRRHTIRTGQMKIIVLDEADEMLNMGFREDIETILKDMPTERQTALFSATMPKPILDITREYQKADAEYLKMTPKEVTIPLVKQAYYQIQRKDKEEVLCRLMDYYHPKRSLIFCNTKRMVDELTEHLKDRGYQAEGLHGDLSQNQRDTVMNLFRSGRTDILIATDVAARGIDVDNVEAVFNFDVPDDIEYYVHRIGRTGRAGKTGRSFTLVVGREVFKLREIERICHTTIKEKSVPSAADITSVKEEKVLSEVLEVMQNKKMDKTIEFLENKLAESDYTALELAAAFMKLKMGDDIKDIKIEKYGPRDRGFGKGKGKGSGLGVRGGEGRRRDDGKKYDGKRYGGGKDRSKDKGFSEKRFTDKNNDKRVRKDREAPEIFKGREKSKKSRREAI, from the coding sequence ATGAGCAGTACAGAAAATCAGATTAGTTATAAAGAATCGGCAATTGATGAGAGAATTATTCGAGCGGTAGAAGAAATGGGATTCGAGAATATGACGCCTATTCAAGCGCAGGCAATACCCGTTATGCTGGAGGGCAGAGATATTATAGGGCAGGCGCAGACGGGAACCGGTAAGACCGCGGCGTTTGGAATACCCGTTATTCAGAGCATCGATGTGAATAATAAAGCATTACAGGCGATTGTTCTTTGCCCTACGAGAGAGCTGGCTATTCAGGCGGCGGAGGAGATGAGGCGATTTGCCAAATATATGCACGGAGTTAAGGTGCTTCCCGTATATGGCGGTCAGGATATTTCCAGACAGATTCGGGCGCTTAGCGGCGGCACACAGATTGTAGTAGGAACCCCTGGAAGGGTCATGGACCATATGCGCCGCCATACAATAAGGACGGGGCAGATGAAAATTATCGTCCTGGATGAAGCAGATGAGATGTTGAACATGGGATTTCGTGAGGATATAGAGACGATACTTAAGGATATGCCAACAGAAAGGCAGACTGCACTTTTCTCAGCGACGATGCCCAAGCCGATACTGGATATTACGAGAGAATATCAGAAGGCGGATGCAGAATATTTGAAGATGACGCCGAAGGAAGTGACGATACCATTAGTTAAGCAGGCATATTATCAGATACAGCGCAAGGATAAGGAAGAAGTTCTTTGCCGTCTTATGGATTACTATCATCCTAAGCGTTCTCTCATTTTCTGTAATACAAAACGAATGGTGGATGAACTGACAGAGCATTTAAAAGACAGAGGCTATCAGGCGGAAGGATTGCATGGTGATTTGAGCCAGAACCAGAGAGACACCGTAATGAATCTTTTCAGAAGCGGAAGGACTGATATCCTTATCGCTACGGATGTGGCTGCCAGAGGAATTGATGTTGATAACGTGGAAGCGGTATTTAACTTCGACGTGCCGGATGATATTGAATATTATGTTCATCGTATCGGACGTACCGGACGTGCAGGCAAGACGGGGCGCTCCTTCACTCTGGTGGTGGGCAGAGAGGTCTTCAAGCTGCGTGAAATCGAGAGAATATGCCACACTACGATAAAAGAGAAAAGTGTCCCTTCTGCAGCGGATATTACTTCTGTAAAAGAGGAGAAAGTTCTAAGCGAAGTTCTGGAAGTGATGCAGAATAAGAAAATGGATAAGACCATAGAATTTCTTGAAAATAAGCTGGCCGAAAGCGATTACACCGCATTGGAGCTTGCGGCGGCCTTTATGAAGTTGAAGATGGGCGACGATATCAAGGACATCAAAATTGAGAAGTACGGTCCGAGAGACCGCGGCTTCGGTAAAGGCAAAGGCAAGGGTTCCGGTCTGGGCGTGCGAGGCGGCGAAGGACGCAGGAGAGACGACGGGAAGAAATACGATGGTAAGAGATACGGTGGCGGTAAAGACAGAAGCAAGGATAAGGGCTTTAGCGAGAAACGTTTCACGGATAAAAATAACGACAAAAGAGTCCGCAAAGACAGAGAAGCACCGGAAATCTTCAAAGGAAGAGAAAAAAGCAAGAAAAGCAGAAGAGAAGCCATATAA
- a CDS encoding SprT family zinc-dependent metalloprotease yields the protein MSDMILLKNKKNMTVQADYEVFRSKRKTYSISLNENGILTIRVPLYVSDGEVEQILRGKQFWITDRLAEYEVRKSRRPAFEYTQTQRLALEKRYKEAAREYIPKRADYYLAAYPDLFPRCYSRISVREQKTRWGSCSSKGTLSFNWKLMLAPPAILDYVIVHELCHLAHMNHSERFWSCVATILPDYKERRKWLKEHGNELTLS from the coding sequence ATGAGCGATATGATTTTATTAAAAAACAAAAAAAATATGACAGTGCAAGCCGACTATGAAGTATTCCGAAGCAAGCGCAAGACCTACTCCATCTCTCTTAACGAAAACGGAATTCTGACGATAAGGGTTCCTCTTTACGTCAGTGACGGCGAAGTGGAGCAGATATTGCGCGGGAAGCAGTTCTGGATTACGGATAGGCTGGCTGAATATGAAGTGCGAAAGAGCAGACGGCCGGCCTTCGAATATACACAGACCCAGCGCCTCGCTCTCGAAAAGCGTTACAAAGAAGCCGCCAGAGAATATATTCCTAAGCGCGCCGACTATTATCTTGCCGCTTATCCTGACTTGTTCCCCCGTTGCTATTCCCGCATTTCCGTGAGGGAACAGAAAACCCGCTGGGGAAGCTGCAGCAGCAAGGGAACCTTATCCTTTAACTGGAAGCTGATGCTGGCCCCTCCTGCTATTTTGGATTATGTCATTGTACATGAGCTCTGCCATTTGGCCCATATGAATCATTCCGAAAGATTCTGGAGCTGTGTAGCGACCATTCTTCCAGATTACAAAGAAAGAAGAAAATGGTTAAAAGAACATGGAAATGAATTAACGCTGTCCTGA
- a CDS encoding tetratricopeptide repeat protein, with protein sequence MGNENKNKKTNGIETSRGEKRERRRRVRRRIVLLQRIFAVILVLAAAGGCFALIWNLPALKLDRELKAGEEYTQEEAFDEAIAYYEEALKIDSTSVKAYRYMANAYFSKEDSQQATKVLLEGWQNTQDEGLLKYYCTTILNEAVAEINDGACTLETVRKILSALEMDENNTDALELMNTAYERVILGFQEKNDTDFFYDVNGQEACQFLLYQQIMDKLFDIYGTSSSEDVKNIIFRYALIDVPELKISRTHAEAYRSLLEKVSALGENEAVNRLLSCLNKEESVQSVFADIFASFDAGNYEAAKDFVVSEDYTQIRDAFINGTMEYWSGETYIPVSRETVILKQTDGTWTFRFPEFEDDETTAGIITVWGNKMTDEGIQRSCIAYEPAKEGESYFPHTQYVISYMYSNVQKENSFEAEMNYHFETRTWTEEGMTTDMIGDWGGPYQWEKTY encoded by the coding sequence ATGGGAAATGAAAATAAGAATAAAAAAACGAACGGGATAGAGACTTCCAGAGGCGAAAAAAGGGAGAGAAGGAGAAGAGTGAGACGCAGGATAGTCCTTCTTCAAAGAATCTTTGCTGTCATATTGGTACTTGCGGCCGCAGGGGGCTGCTTTGCTCTTATCTGGAATCTGCCGGCGCTTAAACTGGACAGAGAGTTAAAGGCAGGAGAGGAATACACTCAGGAGGAAGCTTTCGATGAAGCAATCGCATATTACGAAGAAGCATTGAAGATAGATTCCACTTCCGTCAAAGCATACCGCTATATGGCGAACGCATATTTTAGCAAGGAAGACAGTCAACAGGCAACGAAGGTACTTCTTGAGGGCTGGCAGAATACACAGGACGAAGGCCTGCTTAAGTATTATTGTACCACTATTTTGAACGAAGCGGTGGCGGAGATAAACGACGGTGCCTGCACCTTGGAGACTGTCCGGAAGATCTTGAGTGCACTTGAGATGGATGAGAATAATACGGATGCACTGGAGCTTATGAACACCGCTTACGAACGTGTTATTCTGGGATTTCAGGAGAAAAATGACACAGACTTTTTTTATGATGTGAATGGACAGGAGGCCTGCCAGTTTCTCCTTTATCAGCAGATAATGGATAAATTATTTGACATTTACGGGACAAGTTCTTCTGAAGATGTGAAGAATATTATTTTCAGATATGCCCTTATAGATGTTCCCGAACTAAAGATAAGCAGAACACATGCGGAAGCTTATCGTAGCCTTTTAGAGAAGGTATCGGCACTGGGAGAGAATGAAGCTGTAAACAGGCTGCTTTCCTGCCTGAATAAGGAAGAATCGGTTCAAAGCGTCTTTGCGGATATATTTGCCTCATTTGATGCCGGAAATTATGAGGCGGCTAAGGATTTTGTCGTTTCAGAAGACTATACACAGATTCGGGATGCGTTCATTAACGGCACGATGGAATACTGGAGCGGAGAAACCTATATACCGGTAAGCCGTGAGACGGTGATCCTGAAACAAACAGACGGAACATGGACCTTCCGGTTCCCGGAATTCGAGGACGATGAAACCACAGCGGGAATAATAACGGTATGGGGAAATAAGATGACAGACGAAGGAATTCAACGATCCTGTATTGCCTACGAACCGGCTAAGGAAGGAGAAAGCTATTTCCCTCATACGCAGTACGTCATCAGCTATATGTACAGCAATGTACAGAAGGAGAATTCTTTCGAGGCGGAGATGAATTATCATTTCGAGACGAGAACGTGGACGGAGGAAGGAATGACGACGGACATGATCGGTGACTGGGGCGGACCTTACCAGTGGGAGAAAACATATTAA